The Phycisphaerae bacterium genome window below encodes:
- a CDS encoding CBS domain-containing protein, producing MFVADYMTPAPITVRSNESLGRAIALLDRHRIHQLPVLDESGRLVGMLEEHR from the coding sequence ATGTTCGTCGCGGATTACATGACTCCGGCCCCCATTACCGTACGCAGTAACGAGAGTCTGGGCCGGGCCATCGCCTTGCTCGATCGTCATCGCATTCATCAACTGCCCGTCCTGGACGAGAGCGGTCGGCTGGTGGGCATGCTCGAGGAGCATCGTG